The Pogona vitticeps strain Pit_001003342236 chromosome 6, PviZW2.1, whole genome shotgun sequence genome contains a region encoding:
- the SPIB gene encoding transcription factor Spi-B isoform X1, translating into MLDVDYAQFEGSQYGYMFPNGCLYDLESCKQEPTFYSCAADAESSPESCMNWLETQEPGYEPFEVGHLAQLQNVQASYPQHSLDTVYSQGGMIPTENTCLAYKEECNSQIYLPYYGQYPVPREVSSPSSEEEEFHGESRNLEVSSDSDLEDSFSPGFDSGSRRKLRLYQFLLELLERGDMKECVWWVQREAGIFQFSSKHKEILAHRWGQQKGNRKKMTYQKMARALRNYSKTGEIRKVKKKLTYQFGTSLLGQSAPS; encoded by the exons ATGCTGGACGTAGACTACGCGCA GTTTGAAGGATCCCAGTATGGATATATG TTTCCCAATGGCTGCCTCTATGATCTGGAGTCATGCAAACAAGAACCCACCTTTTACTCCTGTGCCGCAGACGCCGAGAGCTCCCCTG AGTCTTGCATGAACTGGCTGGAAACACAGGAGCCTGGATACGAACCCTTTGAGGTGGGGCACCTGGCCCAGTTGCAAAATGTCCAAGCCTCTTACCCACAGCACTCCCTGGACACTGTCTATAGCCAGGGTGGAATGATACCTACGGAGAACACCTGCCTGGCTTACAAGGAAGAATGCAATAGTCAG ATCTACCTCCCCTactatggccagtatcctgtgcCCAGGGAAGTTTCGAGCCCATCATCTGAAGAGGAGGAATTCCATGGAGAGAGCCGGAATCTGGAGGTGTCCTCTGACAGTGATTTGGAAGACAGTTTCTCTCCTGGGTTTGATTCAG GCTCCCGCCGGAAGCTGCGCCTTTACCAGTTCTTGCTTGAGCTCCTGGAACGTGGAGACATGAAGGAATGTGTGTGGTGGGTGCAACGCGAGGCAGGCATCTTCCAGTTCTCCTCCAAGCACAAGGAGATCCTTGCACACCGCTGGGGACAGCAGAAGGGCAACCGCAAGAAAATGACCTACCAGAAGATGGCCCGGGCCCTGCGCAACTACAGCAAGACAGGCGAGATCCGCAAAGTGAAGAAGAAGCTCACGTACCAGTTTGGAACCTCGCTGCTGGGTCAGTCGGCCCCTTCCTAA
- the SPIB gene encoding transcription factor Spi-B isoform X2, which yields MNWLETQEPGYEPFEVGHLAQLQNVQASYPQHSLDTVYSQGGMIPTENTCLAYKEECNSQIYLPYYGQYPVPREVSSPSSEEEEFHGESRNLEVSSDSDLEDSFSPGFDSGSRRKLRLYQFLLELLERGDMKECVWWVQREAGIFQFSSKHKEILAHRWGQQKGNRKKMTYQKMARALRNYSKTGEIRKVKKKLTYQFGTSLLGQSAPS from the exons ATGAACTGGCTGGAAACACAGGAGCCTGGATACGAACCCTTTGAGGTGGGGCACCTGGCCCAGTTGCAAAATGTCCAAGCCTCTTACCCACAGCACTCCCTGGACACTGTCTATAGCCAGGGTGGAATGATACCTACGGAGAACACCTGCCTGGCTTACAAGGAAGAATGCAATAGTCAG ATCTACCTCCCCTactatggccagtatcctgtgcCCAGGGAAGTTTCGAGCCCATCATCTGAAGAGGAGGAATTCCATGGAGAGAGCCGGAATCTGGAGGTGTCCTCTGACAGTGATTTGGAAGACAGTTTCTCTCCTGGGTTTGATTCAG GCTCCCGCCGGAAGCTGCGCCTTTACCAGTTCTTGCTTGAGCTCCTGGAACGTGGAGACATGAAGGAATGTGTGTGGTGGGTGCAACGCGAGGCAGGCATCTTCCAGTTCTCCTCCAAGCACAAGGAGATCCTTGCACACCGCTGGGGACAGCAGAAGGGCAACCGCAAGAAAATGACCTACCAGAAGATGGCCCGGGCCCTGCGCAACTACAGCAAGACAGGCGAGATCCGCAAAGTGAAGAAGAAGCTCACGTACCAGTTTGGAACCTCGCTGCTGGGTCAGTCGGCCCCTTCCTAA